Proteins co-encoded in one Gossypium arboreum isolate Shixiya-1 chromosome 11, ASM2569848v2, whole genome shotgun sequence genomic window:
- the LOC108473612 gene encoding protein RIK isoform X3: MTEDGGARVSSDDPTVSNDASQTRQRKKRKWDQPAEAFVSAGIAVPFSNMGTLAGMPLPGVAPVPGTFLSNILAASGAAVTPVFQQHAAPVASQQNQTKIQDELVIAREIVINDAESSIRYKLTKRQTQEEIQRCTGAVVITRGKYHPPNAPADGEKPLYLHISAAAHLKETAERILAVDRAAAMVEELLKHGQSSQAGSSPFVEAVMNGVKAFSTCVYLGFDADPSLNVAARIRGPNDQYINHIMNETGATVMLRGCGSGNLESHQGEEAQQPLHLFLSSNNPKSLDDAKRLAENLLDTISVEFGASRISSSKVYGAVPPPQQLLTGVECSATGRNLNASSAAGLASMPVATPAPPVAVPVVTTGYSQAMAVGMPNSGPTQANSVGYPQPLVSRGTSYIGYGGIYPQATPLQQVALALKQSSPISSTVVPATSVASAVVPTTSATSTVTKSSVSSTLHSEKERRPPQRRKFQELPAGSKGSARLNQVFSLTF, from the exons GAAGAAGAGAAAGTGGGATCAACCTGCAGAGGCTTTTGTTTCAGCTGGAATTGCTGTCCCGTTTAGCAACATGGGAACTCTTGCTGGCATGCCACTTCCTGGTGTAGCTCCAGTACCAGGCACCTTTCTCTCAAATATACTTGCCGCTAGTGGTGCAGCTGTTACACCGGTCTTTCAACAGCATGCTGCTCCAGTGGCATCTCAACAAAATCAA ACTAAAATCCAGGATGAATTAGTGATTGCTAGAGAAATTGTAATAAATGATGCGGAATCTTCTATTCGCTACAAGCTCACGAAGCGCCAGACACAGGAAGAG ATACAAAGGTGCACTGGTGCTGTGGTGATAACTAG GGGCAAGTATCACCCACCAAATGCTCCAGCTGATGGCGAAAAGCCTCTTTATCTTCATATATCTGCTGCTGCTCAT TTAAAAGAGACAGCAGAGCGAATTTTAGCTGTAGATCGTGCAGCTGCCATGGTGGAAGAACTGTTAAAACATGGGCAGAGCTCACAGGCAGGTTCTTCCCCTTTTGTGGAAGCTGTGATGAATGGTGTGAAG GCATTTAGCACATGTGTATATTTGGGCTTCGATGCAGATCCATCACTGAATGTTGCTGCTCGTATTCGTGGACCCAAT GACCAGTATATAAATCACATTATGAATGAAACAGGAGCAACTGTCATGCTACGTGGATGTGGTTCCGGAAACCTTGAGAGCCATCAGGGTGAAG AAGCACAACAACCACTGCACTTATTCTTGTCAAGTAACAATCCTAAAAGTCTTGATGATGCCAAGCGTTTGGCAGAGAATCTTCTGGACACTATCAGCGTAGAGTTCGGTGCATCCAG GATTTCATCAAGTAAGGTTTATGGTGCAGTTCCACCTCCACAGCAGTTGTTGACTGGAGTTGAATGTTCCGCAACAGGACGCAATCTGAATGCTAGTTCAGCTGCTGGTTTGGCATCAATGCCAGTTGCTACTCCAGCTCCACCTGTTGCAGTCCCTGTGGTTACTACTGGCTATTCTCAAGCGATGGCTGTGGGGATGCCTAATTCTGGGCCAACCCAGGCAAATTCAGTTGGTTATCCACAGCCTTTGGTGAGCAGAGGGACAAGCTATATTGGATATGGCGGGATATACCCCCAAGCAACACCATTGCAACAGGTAGCATTAGCTCTTAAACAATCATCTCCAATCTCCTCTACTGTTGTACCTGCAACGTCTGTAGCAAGTGCAGTTGTTCCTACAACATCAGCTACGAGTACAGTAACCAAATCAAGTGTTAGCTCTACTTTACATTCTGAGAAAGAGCGACGGCCTCCACAAAGGCGGAAGTTCCAGGAGTTACCAGCTGGTTCAAAGGGATCGGCAAGACTCAACCAG GTATTTTCTCTGACCTTCTAA
- the LOC108473612 gene encoding protein RIK isoform X2: MTEDGGARVSSDDPTVSNDASQTRQRKKRKWDQPAEAFVSAGIAVPFSNMGTLAGMPLPGVAPVPGTFLSNILAASGAAVTPVFQQHAAPVASQQNQTKIQDELVIAREIVINDAESSIRYKLTKRQTQEEIQRCTGAVVITRGKYHPPNAPADGEKPLYLHISAAAHLKETAERILAVDRAAAMVEELLKHGQSSQAGSSPFVEAVMNGVKAFSTCVYLGFDADPSLNVAARIRGPNDQYINHIMNETGATVMLRGCGSGNLESHQGEEAQQPLHLFLSSNNPKSLDDAKRLAENLLDTISVEFGASRISSSKVYGAVPPPQQLLTGVECSATGRNLNASSAAGLASMPVATPAPPVAVPVVTTGYSQAMAVGMPNSGPTQANSVGYPQPLVSRGTSYIGYGGIYPQATPLQQVALALKQSSPISSTVVPATSVASAVVPTTSATSTVTKSSVSSTLHSEKERRPPQRRKFQELPAGSKGSARLNQGFQFQRSNLMSFFLLQNHDQGPFKIFYSLMGLYSLLS; encoded by the exons GAAGAAGAGAAAGTGGGATCAACCTGCAGAGGCTTTTGTTTCAGCTGGAATTGCTGTCCCGTTTAGCAACATGGGAACTCTTGCTGGCATGCCACTTCCTGGTGTAGCTCCAGTACCAGGCACCTTTCTCTCAAATATACTTGCCGCTAGTGGTGCAGCTGTTACACCGGTCTTTCAACAGCATGCTGCTCCAGTGGCATCTCAACAAAATCAA ACTAAAATCCAGGATGAATTAGTGATTGCTAGAGAAATTGTAATAAATGATGCGGAATCTTCTATTCGCTACAAGCTCACGAAGCGCCAGACACAGGAAGAG ATACAAAGGTGCACTGGTGCTGTGGTGATAACTAG GGGCAAGTATCACCCACCAAATGCTCCAGCTGATGGCGAAAAGCCTCTTTATCTTCATATATCTGCTGCTGCTCAT TTAAAAGAGACAGCAGAGCGAATTTTAGCTGTAGATCGTGCAGCTGCCATGGTGGAAGAACTGTTAAAACATGGGCAGAGCTCACAGGCAGGTTCTTCCCCTTTTGTGGAAGCTGTGATGAATGGTGTGAAG GCATTTAGCACATGTGTATATTTGGGCTTCGATGCAGATCCATCACTGAATGTTGCTGCTCGTATTCGTGGACCCAAT GACCAGTATATAAATCACATTATGAATGAAACAGGAGCAACTGTCATGCTACGTGGATGTGGTTCCGGAAACCTTGAGAGCCATCAGGGTGAAG AAGCACAACAACCACTGCACTTATTCTTGTCAAGTAACAATCCTAAAAGTCTTGATGATGCCAAGCGTTTGGCAGAGAATCTTCTGGACACTATCAGCGTAGAGTTCGGTGCATCCAG GATTTCATCAAGTAAGGTTTATGGTGCAGTTCCACCTCCACAGCAGTTGTTGACTGGAGTTGAATGTTCCGCAACAGGACGCAATCTGAATGCTAGTTCAGCTGCTGGTTTGGCATCAATGCCAGTTGCTACTCCAGCTCCACCTGTTGCAGTCCCTGTGGTTACTACTGGCTATTCTCAAGCGATGGCTGTGGGGATGCCTAATTCTGGGCCAACCCAGGCAAATTCAGTTGGTTATCCACAGCCTTTGGTGAGCAGAGGGACAAGCTATATTGGATATGGCGGGATATACCCCCAAGCAACACCATTGCAACAGGTAGCATTAGCTCTTAAACAATCATCTCCAATCTCCTCTACTGTTGTACCTGCAACGTCTGTAGCAAGTGCAGTTGTTCCTACAACATCAGCTACGAGTACAGTAACCAAATCAAGTGTTAGCTCTACTTTACATTCTGAGAAAGAGCGACGGCCTCCACAAAGGCGGAAGTTCCAGGAGTTACCAGCTGGTTCAAAGGGATCGGCAAGACTCAACCAG GGTTTTCAGTTTCAGAGGAGCAATTTGATGAGTTTTTTTCTGCTTCAAAACCATGATCAAGGACCGTTCAAGATTTTTTACTCTTTGATGGGTTTATATAGCCTTCTATCATGA
- the LOC108471260 gene encoding uncharacterized protein LOC108471260 — MAEQAVQKPLNSSSESENGGILEKTPPLQDQKIDENIQEDSGKDLKKACTPDRLKVPKAFKFPERYRSPTDSMMSPVTKGLLARNRKAGGSLLPPSINQTKIHELRVQDVGLSHN, encoded by the exons ATGGCGGAGCAAGCGGTGCAAAAGCCACTTAACAGTTCATCTGAGTCTGAAAATGGTGGAATATTGGAGAAAACCCCACCACTCCAGGACCAGAAAATTGATGAGAATATTCAAGAAGATTCAGGCAAAGATTTGAAAAAAGCATGCACCCCTGATAGGCTTAAAGTCCCCAAGGCATTCAAGTTCCCTGAAAG GTATAGAAGTCCAACCGATTCTATGATGTCCCCTGTTACAAAAGGTCTTCTTGCAAGAAACAGGAAAGCTGGAGGTTCACTCTTACCACCTAGTATAAATCAAACTAAG ATCCATGAATTGCGTGTTCAAGATGTTGGTCTTTCTCACAACTGA
- the LOC108473612 gene encoding protein RIK isoform X1, which translates to MTEDGGARVSSDDPTVSNDASQTRQRKKRKWDQPAEAFVSAGIAVPFSNMGTLAGMPLPGVAPVPGTFLSNILAASGAAVTPVFQQHAAPVASQQNQTKIQDELVIAREIVINDAESSIRYKLTKRQTQEEIQRCTGAVVITRGKYHPPNAPADGEKPLYLHISAAAHLKETAERILAVDRAAAMVEELLKHGQSSQAGSSPFVEAVMNGVKAFSTCVYLGFDADPSLNVAARIRGPNDQYINHIMNETGATVMLRGCGSGNLESHQGEEAQQPLHLFLSSNNPKSLDDAKRLAENLLDTISVEFGASRISSSKVYGAVPPPQQLLTGVECSATGRNLNASSAAGLASMPVATPAPPVAVPVVTTGYSQAMAVGMPNSGPTQANSVGYPQPLVSRGTSYIGYGGIYPQATPLQQVALALKQSSPISSTVVPATSVASAVVPTTSATSTVTKSSVSSTLHSEKERRPPQRRKFQELPAGSKGSARLNQESESLNPNKPLGDVGVKNVSNMPAPKKLIHPSSNGMPPPPPKSLPPPPPKTMQTLPPPPSKTMLPPPPPPKFTSSTSPRKLHDKIKVTSKAKLDAVPDTLMQLMSYGDEDDDSEESSDESLNNKKSADAVRKPFWAL; encoded by the exons GAAGAAGAGAAAGTGGGATCAACCTGCAGAGGCTTTTGTTTCAGCTGGAATTGCTGTCCCGTTTAGCAACATGGGAACTCTTGCTGGCATGCCACTTCCTGGTGTAGCTCCAGTACCAGGCACCTTTCTCTCAAATATACTTGCCGCTAGTGGTGCAGCTGTTACACCGGTCTTTCAACAGCATGCTGCTCCAGTGGCATCTCAACAAAATCAA ACTAAAATCCAGGATGAATTAGTGATTGCTAGAGAAATTGTAATAAATGATGCGGAATCTTCTATTCGCTACAAGCTCACGAAGCGCCAGACACAGGAAGAG ATACAAAGGTGCACTGGTGCTGTGGTGATAACTAG GGGCAAGTATCACCCACCAAATGCTCCAGCTGATGGCGAAAAGCCTCTTTATCTTCATATATCTGCTGCTGCTCAT TTAAAAGAGACAGCAGAGCGAATTTTAGCTGTAGATCGTGCAGCTGCCATGGTGGAAGAACTGTTAAAACATGGGCAGAGCTCACAGGCAGGTTCTTCCCCTTTTGTGGAAGCTGTGATGAATGGTGTGAAG GCATTTAGCACATGTGTATATTTGGGCTTCGATGCAGATCCATCACTGAATGTTGCTGCTCGTATTCGTGGACCCAAT GACCAGTATATAAATCACATTATGAATGAAACAGGAGCAACTGTCATGCTACGTGGATGTGGTTCCGGAAACCTTGAGAGCCATCAGGGTGAAG AAGCACAACAACCACTGCACTTATTCTTGTCAAGTAACAATCCTAAAAGTCTTGATGATGCCAAGCGTTTGGCAGAGAATCTTCTGGACACTATCAGCGTAGAGTTCGGTGCATCCAG GATTTCATCAAGTAAGGTTTATGGTGCAGTTCCACCTCCACAGCAGTTGTTGACTGGAGTTGAATGTTCCGCAACAGGACGCAATCTGAATGCTAGTTCAGCTGCTGGTTTGGCATCAATGCCAGTTGCTACTCCAGCTCCACCTGTTGCAGTCCCTGTGGTTACTACTGGCTATTCTCAAGCGATGGCTGTGGGGATGCCTAATTCTGGGCCAACCCAGGCAAATTCAGTTGGTTATCCACAGCCTTTGGTGAGCAGAGGGACAAGCTATATTGGATATGGCGGGATATACCCCCAAGCAACACCATTGCAACAGGTAGCATTAGCTCTTAAACAATCATCTCCAATCTCCTCTACTGTTGTACCTGCAACGTCTGTAGCAAGTGCAGTTGTTCCTACAACATCAGCTACGAGTACAGTAACCAAATCAAGTGTTAGCTCTACTTTACATTCTGAGAAAGAGCGACGGCCTCCACAAAGGCGGAAGTTCCAGGAGTTACCAGCTGGTTCAAAGGGATCGGCAAGACTCAACCAG GAATCTGAATCTTTAAATCCAAACAAGCCATTGGGAGATGTAGGTGTGAAAAATGTATCAAATATGCCTGCTCCAAAGAAGCTGATTCATCCTTCATCTAATGGAATGCCACCACCACCACCAAAATCCTTGCCGCCTCCACCTCCAAAAACCATGCAGACTCTGCCACCTCCGCCTTCAAAAACCATGCTGCCTCCACCGCCTCCACCCAAGTTCACATCCTCAACATCACCTAGGAAATTGCATGACAAGATCAAAGTTACCAGTAAAGCTAAACTTGACGCTGTCCCTG ACACCTTGATGCAGTTAATGTCATATGGGGACGAAGATGATGATTCCGAGGAGAGCAGTGATGAATCACTAAATAATAAGAAGAGTGCGGATGCAGTTCGAAAACCATTCTGGGCTTTATGA
- the LOC108471259 gene encoding uncharacterized protein LOC108471259 — protein sequence MGNGSRMKSTDIQVKPLSRHESSASSSSSSSYSQNLEKSQLNQSSRATEQTPGNGMDAQQTPAVYVPDRIPSSIFSSKPATPTDWSNASNESLFSIHVGNNSFSTDQFLTLYKSGELTKLDEQIIAQGGVLPSLKELDDMAEREDENIGKKEMPTTGIRTKQVAQDNGYKYGSGNQTHEPKFPAEAHNSPTSSVSGRSDESTLSFAFPVLNGTDGGRLSSVNSYQNNRGFKIQSVKQQQQQVQEQQQEPKQYAEEVKPKAQGTPQNASGRSWFAWFHCCRYP from the exons ATGGGTAATGGAAGCCGCATGAAATCAACAGATATTCAAGTTAAACCTCTTTCAAGGCATGAAAGTTCAGCCTCCTCTTCTTCATCATCTTCTTATTCTCAGAACCTTGAAAAATCCCAACTCAACCAGTCATCAAGAGCTACTGAGCAGACCCCAGGTAATGGAATGGATGCACAACAAACTCCAGCAGTGTACGTACCAGATCGGATACCCTCGTCCATTTTCAGTAGCAAACCTGCAACACCAACGGACTGGAGCAATGCTTCAAACGAATCGTTATTCAGCATTCATGTTGGGAATAACAGCTTCTCGACGGACCAATTCCTTACGCTGTATAAATCTGGTGAATTAACAAAGTTGGATGAGCAGATTATTGCCCAAGGTGGCGTCTTGCCTTCACTGAAAGAACTAGATGACATGGCGGAAAGGGAAGATGAAAATATAGGCAAGAAAGAAATGCCAACGACAGGGATCAGAACCAAACAAGTTGCACAGGATAATGGCTACAAATATGGCAGTGGAAACCAAACCCATGAACCGAAATTCCCAGCAGAGGCCCATAATTCACCTACAAGTAGCGTGTCTGGTCGGTCTGATGAGAGCACTCTTTCCTTTGCATTCCCTGT GTTGAATGGGACGGATGGTGGAAGACTGAGTTCAGTAAATAGCTACCAAAACAACCGAGGATTCAAGATACAGTCAGTAAAGCAACAGCAGCAGCAAGTTCAAGAGCAACAGCAAGAGCCGAAGCAATATGCTGAAGAAGTGAAACCAAAAGCTCAGGGTACTCCCCAAAATGCTTCCGGTCGAAGCTGGTTTGCCTGGTTCCATTGCTGCCGATATCCTTGA
- the LOC108472450 gene encoding uncharacterized protein LOC108472450: protein MEVISEQAVFKNSWEESRLLAKQDITLLSLLPLMKCVEEVIMFPLNILKEAPIGKVVSMGRRMKEMVMGSFSSFISNFYKSKTLKFAQEAQMSDTKSTKQEKSRGWVFLVLFLVLTTGPKGVRCEDIGNPLRGGPRHLAAAIDYKVLSHGYPRSNTSGREKVNPYERPHNPEDHYRQGNTGKH, encoded by the exons ATGGAAGTGATTTCAGAGCAAGCAGTTTTCAAGAATTCATGGGAGGAAAGTAGGCTCTTGGCGAAACAG GATATTACACTGCTTTCcttgttgccattgatgaagtgTGTGGAAGAAGTAATCATGTTCCCGTTAAACATACTCAAGGAGGCTCCCATAGGAAAGGTAGTTAGCATGGGAAGAAGGATGAAGGAGATGGTAATGGGATCCTTTTCCAGCTTCATTTCGAACTTCTATAAGAGCAAAACCTTAAAATTTGCTCAAGAAGCTCAGATGTCGGACACAAAATCAACAAAGCAAGAGAAAAGCAGAGGATG GGTTTTCCTTGTGCTGTTTCTGGTGCTCACCACTGGACCAAAAGGTGTCAGATGTGAAGATATTGGTAACCCTCTAAGAGGAGGTCCAAGGCATCTAGCTGCTGCAATCGATTACAAGGTTTTGTCACATGGGTACCCTCGATCAAATACCTCAGGGCGTGAGAAAGTGAATCCTTATGAGAGACCACATAACCCTGAGGATCATTATCGTCAAGGTAACACAGGAAAGCACTAG